One segment of Dolichospermum sp. DET69 DNA contains the following:
- a CDS encoding glycosyltransferase family 1 protein: MRIALFTETFLPKVDGIVTRLRHTVDHLQRHGNQVLVFAPEGGITEHKGAKVYGVSGFPLPLYPELKMALPRPAIGHALEDFQPDIIHVVNPAVLGLSGIFYSKVLKIPLVASYHTHLPQYLQHYGLGMLEGLLWELLKLGHNQAELNLCTSTAMVKELTEHGIERVDLWQRGVDTELFSPDLASAKMRSHLSQKHPDSPLLLYVGRLSVEKEIERIKPILEAIPDARLALVGDGPHRQALEKHFAGTNTYFVGYLMGQELGAAFASADAFIFPSRTETLGLVLLEAMAAGCPVVAARSGGIPDIVTDGVNGYLFDPQADIQEAINATLCLLKQRQEITIIRKNARAEAEKWGWTSATLQLEDYYQKIVLKNRQ, from the coding sequence ATGCGAATAGCCTTATTTACAGAAACCTTTTTACCTAAAGTTGATGGCATTGTTACACGCCTTCGGCATACTGTTGACCATTTACAACGACATGGCAATCAAGTCTTAGTATTTGCTCCCGAAGGTGGCATAACTGAACACAAAGGTGCAAAAGTTTACGGTGTTAGTGGCTTTCCCTTACCTCTTTACCCAGAGTTAAAAATGGCACTGCCCCGCCCTGCCATTGGTCATGCCTTAGAAGATTTTCAACCAGATATTATTCATGTTGTTAATCCCGCAGTTCTCGGACTATCAGGGATTTTTTATAGTAAAGTTCTGAAAATTCCTTTGGTGGCTTCTTATCATACCCATTTGCCCCAATATCTACAGCATTACGGTTTGGGGATGTTAGAAGGATTACTATGGGAGTTACTTAAACTTGGTCATAATCAAGCAGAATTAAATCTTTGTACTTCTACCGCTATGGTGAAGGAGTTAACAGAACATGGGATTGAAAGGGTAGATTTGTGGCAAAGAGGAGTAGATACAGAGTTATTTTCTCCAGATTTAGCTAGTGCCAAAATGCGATCGCATCTTTCCCAAAAGCATCCAGATAGCCCCTTGTTGCTGTATGTTGGTCGTCTTTCAGTCGAAAAAGAAATTGAGCGGATTAAACCCATTCTCGAAGCCATTCCTGATGCCAGATTAGCATTAGTTGGCGATGGACCCCACCGCCAAGCTTTGGAAAAACACTTTGCGGGTACAAATACTTATTTTGTCGGTTATCTGATGGGTCAAGAATTAGGCGCTGCTTTTGCCAGTGCTGATGCCTTTATTTTTCCTTCCCGCACTGAAACACTAGGATTGGTGCTGCTAGAAGCCATGGCTGCCGGGTGTCCAGTGGTTGCAGCCCGTTCTGGAGGCATACCTGATATTGTGACAGATGGGGTAAATGGATATCTTTTTGATCCACAAGCTGATATTCAAGAGGCTATTAATGCTACCTTGTGTTTGTTAAAACAACGACAGGAAATAACTATTATCCGTAAAAATGCCCGTGCGGAAGCAGAGAAATGGGGATGGACATCGGCTACACTGCAATTGGAAGACTACTATCAAAAGATAGTGTTAAAAAATAGACAATGA
- a CDS encoding NAD-dependent epimerase/dehydratase family protein: MKVLVIGGDGYCGWATALYLSNRGYEVGILDSLVRRHWDNELGVETLTPIAPIQQRLQRWQDLTSKSIDLFIGDITNYEFLHKSLHEFQPTAIVHFGEQRSAPFSMIDREHAVLTQVNNVVGTLNLLYIMREDFPDCHLVKLGTMGEYGTPNIDIEEGYITIEHNGRKDTLPYPKQPGSMYHLSKVHDSHNIHFACRIWGLRATDLNQGIVYGVLTDETGMDELLINRLDYDGVFGTALNRFCIQASVGHPLTVYGTGGQTRGFLDIRDTVRCVELAIANPAEPGEFRVFNQFTELFSVGDLAMMVKNAGNALGLNVDIDHIANPRVEKEEHYFNAKNTKLLDLGLQPHLLSDSLLDSLLNFAVKYQHRVDHKQILPKVSWHRK; the protein is encoded by the coding sequence ATGAAAGTCCTGGTTATTGGTGGTGATGGGTATTGTGGTTGGGCAACCGCGCTTTACCTTTCTAATCGAGGTTATGAAGTTGGAATTTTAGATAGCTTGGTGCGACGGCACTGGGATAATGAACTGGGTGTAGAAACTCTTACCCCAATCGCACCAATTCAGCAACGTCTTCAACGATGGCAGGATTTGACTAGTAAGTCTATTGATCTGTTCATTGGTGATATTACTAATTACGAATTTCTGCACAAGTCCTTACACGAATTTCAACCAACTGCGATAGTGCATTTTGGTGAACAGCGTTCAGCGCCATTTTCCATGATTGACCGTGAACACGCTGTTCTCACCCAAGTGAATAATGTCGTTGGGACGTTGAATTTGCTGTACATTATGCGGGAAGATTTCCCAGATTGCCATTTGGTGAAATTGGGAACAATGGGTGAGTATGGAACTCCCAACATTGATATTGAAGAGGGATACATTACGATTGAACACAATGGCCGCAAGGATACTTTGCCCTATCCGAAACAGCCTGGTTCAATGTATCACTTGAGCAAAGTTCATGATAGCCATAATATCCACTTTGCTTGCCGAATTTGGGGGTTGAGGGCTACAGACTTAAATCAAGGGATAGTTTACGGTGTCTTAACCGACGAAACGGGGATGGACGAACTGTTAATTAACCGCCTTGATTATGATGGCGTATTTGGTACAGCACTGAACCGCTTCTGTATTCAAGCAAGCGTAGGACATCCCCTCACTGTCTACGGTACAGGTGGACAAACTCGCGGCTTTTTGGATATTCGGGATACAGTGCGATGTGTTGAATTAGCGATCGCTAATCCTGCCGAACCAGGAGAATTCCGCGTATTTAACCAATTTACCGAGTTATTCAGCGTCGGTGATTTGGCGATGATGGTGAAAAACGCCGGTAACGCCTTGGGGCTAAATGTGGATATTGACCACATCGCTAACCCCAGGGTGGAGAAGGAAGAACACTATTTCAACGCCAAAAACACCAAACTCTTGGATTTGGGTTTACAACCGCACCTACTTTCGGATTCTCTACTTGATTCACTGTTAAACTTTGCAGTCAAGTATCAGCACCGAGTTGATCACAAACAGATTCTCCCCAAAGTCTCTTGGCATAGAAAATAG
- a CDS encoding nucleotidyltransferase family protein — translation MNREYLINFLKKNLTTIKSYGVTSLALFGSYARDEAKNTSDLDLLVEFQGKVTFDQYMDLKFFLEDNLSLSVDLVTKKMLKPQIISSVEKDAIYVA, via the coding sequence ATGAATAGAGAATATTTAATCAACTTCCTGAAAAAAAACTTAACCACGATCAAAAGTTATGGTGTAACTTCCTTAGCTTTATTTGGTTCTTATGCAAGAGATGAAGCAAAAAATACTAGCGATCTTGATTTACTCGTAGAATTTCAAGGAAAAGTTACCTTTGATCAATATATGGACTTAAAATTCTTCTTGGAAGATAACTTATCTTTATCCGTTGATTTAGTCACTAAAAAAATGTTGAAACCTCAAATTATTAGTTCTGTAGAAAAAGACGCTATTTATGTCGCGTAG
- a CDS encoding patatin-like phospholipase family protein gives MKEAKIKLGLVLAGGGAKGAYQSGVVKYLAEIDFAPLMIAGTSIGALNGAILASGTSFKQSSDAFGERSYRLWQLWRELGEANIINWQLVKYPLHSLAQYLHFSGEDASLCNSRPLDEFLHNAVNAEQLRNGIELWVAAFPSAHNFLPSPHKAGQIVPTIGNAIASNLGQSAEYIHVQSAKTDEEIYQTLLASAAIPLAFKSRKVDDKHYVDGWLGDNVPLKALANRGCTHAIVIHLGNGELWNRHDFPNQTIIEIRPTEDMGGLNTLLDFSPERIQLLQNRGYQDAKRCLEPILQTLMIERSRPESFARLQETSKRLRDDPPIY, from the coding sequence ATGAAAGAAGCCAAAATCAAACTCGGATTGGTGCTGGCGGGTGGCGGTGCTAAGGGCGCGTACCAATCAGGTGTGGTCAAATACCTAGCAGAAATTGACTTTGCACCTCTGATGATTGCAGGTACAAGTATCGGTGCGCTCAATGGTGCGATCCTTGCTTCTGGTACATCCTTTAAACAATCAAGCGATGCCTTCGGCGAGCGCAGCTATCGCCTATGGCAACTATGGAGAGAACTGGGTGAAGCCAACATTATCAACTGGCAGTTAGTTAAATATCCACTGCATTCCTTGGCACAATATTTACATTTCTCAGGTGAAGACGCATCACTTTGCAACTCTAGACCACTGGATGAATTTTTACACAATGCAGTCAATGCCGAACAACTGCGAAATGGAATCGAACTATGGGTAGCCGCATTTCCTTCAGCCCACAATTTTCTACCATCTCCACACAAAGCAGGTCAGATTGTCCCCACAATAGGCAATGCGATCGCCTCCAATCTTGGACAGTCCGCCGAATATATTCACGTCCAATCAGCCAAAACTGATGAAGAAATTTATCAAACATTACTCGCCAGTGCTGCTATTCCTTTAGCATTTAAATCGCGCAAAGTTGATGACAAGCATTATGTTGATGGTTGGTTAGGTGATAATGTCCCTCTCAAAGCTTTAGCAAATCGCGGTTGTACTCATGCGATCGTTATTCATTTAGGAAATGGTGAACTTTGGAATCGTCATGATTTCCCTAATCAAACAATTATTGAAATTCGTCCAACTGAAGATATGGGTGGTCTTAATACATTATTAGATTTCAGTCCCGAACGGATTCAACTTTTGCAAAACCGAGGTTATCAAGATGCAAAACGCTGTCTTGAACCAATTTTACAAACACTGATGATCGAGCGATCGCGCCCAGAAAGTTTTGCGCGGCTTCAGGAAACATCAAAGCGATTAAGAGACGATCCACCAATATATTAA